CCTGGTATCAAGAGAAAGTATGACTATGGAGTGATGATATTCATCCTCACCTTCACTATGGTAACGGTCTCCGGCTATCGGACGGAGCAGATTATACGGTATGCACATCAACGGCTATCAATGGTGGCCATCGGAGGCGTGACAAGCTTACTCATTTCCGTGCTTGTATGCCCTGTATGGGCCGGAAAAGATCTTCAGAACCTCATTGCTACAAATATTGAAAAGCTTGGAAAGTCCTTAGAAGGTTAATTACCTAAACATATATATGCTActtaaaatctttaattttatgtttatttaacaTCAAAGTATATTGTGTCTAATTTATGGTCTGATATGACTTCTCAGGGTTTGGAAGTGCATATTTTAGGGTTCTTGAAGGTGAAGGAGGTGGCATGGCAGCATTTCCTCAAGACTACAAATCTGCATTCAATTCTAAAGCCTCTGAAGATTCATTGGTGAGAAATCTTTACATGAGAACTTCTACTCTCTTATAAGAATGTATAGGCTAGTCTTTTCATCCATCCATTTAAGATGATCtctagggtaattttttttttaagaggtGGTAGCTAGCATTTCTATTGTACATTTGAAAATACTTGACAATGCATTTGAAGAAAGAGTTTTTAAATGCAAAATCACTTATCAGCAAATGCACAATCAGAGATATCGATTATAAAATGctcaatctcaactaaaaatagtctaaactgatagttgaattacacatttatgtttatatattatatactcaataCGCTATGACCTAGGTCAGTGGATTTATGGGCGGCGCAGTTTAATTAATACAAGTATATTCATGCAGGCAATTTTTGCATGGTGGGAATTTGGTCATGGCGACTTCAAGTTTCGTCATCCATGGGACCAATACTTGAAAGTTGGAGGTCTTGTCAGGGAATGTGCTTCCCATCTTCAAGCTCTCTCCAGCTACTTCAACACAGACGATGATGAGGCCACATTGTTAAGTTTTAAGAGCAAGATTGAAGAGCCATGCACAAGAATGTGCTCACAATCCACCCAGGCTTTGAAAGCTATATCATTAGCCATCAAAACCATGGAAAATCCGTCCCCGGCAATCCAAGACCACCTACGAAACTCAAAAGCCGCCATTAATGATCTCGAGGTCGTGTTCCGGAGCTCTTCATTGTCGACGGAGCAAATCTTCGACATCGTACCGTGCGCTGCGGTTATTTCTATACTGATCGACATTGTTGATTGCGTGGATAAGATTTCCAAATCCGTTGACGAGCTGTCGAAAAAAGCGGATTTCAAGAAACCAACGGAGAAATCTCCCTCGCCGGCGCCGGAGGAGCAGCGGCAGCAACCGCCGCAACAACAGTTGCTCCACCGCGGAACTGTCACACCCGTTAATGAAGAGATCAAGGTTGAAGTGGTGGCTATTACAATAGATTACACGGAACAAGATTCCCCGGAATAATTTGACACTTTGTTAGCACCACCAATAGGCCggagacacaaaaaaaaaattattttataaaaggattacattttttctattaaattttctataaatattttatttctaatttagtaTATACTCAACCTTATCGTGTTTGTGTCTGTGTTTGTATTGTTATCATGTATTCATGTTAACTTGTTAACGAGCTCATTAACACAAACTATAAGTCTAACGCTAACCATATTTGtttcatattataatataaaaaattaatgaattgttTTTGTTCATTAACCTATTGACTTTTTTAAAAGTCCACTGTGAAGTACGTAGTACTATGATAAGatattgttcattttttttttttttgaaaacagataTTGTTCATTTGTTCTTATGGAACATCCAATCTTAATAGGTGTAATATGCTAACATCACTCATCCCCACTAGTCGTCCCACTTGACATGTTCTTtccttattttatatttttattttattttatattattttttgattgatacattaaatattaaatttcaacttttttgttttaaatccaCCACGAGGTATTTCAAGTCTTTCTCCGTTCCGTCCGTTTAATAGTCTGGTAGACTCGACTAATTCCACTCGCTCCGTGAGGCACAACAGCTGGCCCGAAAAGAATCGTtacttgtgggaatcgaactcGGATTCAACTTTACTAAACTATCCTAAACTCTCAAAATCTCTGTTCAAAGGTGCTAGAAAAAATAAAtcgtatataaatatatatataatcgtttttttttaatactactaactctattacaatgcaaatatatatataatcgtttttttttaatactactaactctattacaatgcagtatctgttcataactactttatcAAAGTATTAAAGCACAAGAGTGAGTATAGTATGTATTGCctctactgagactcgaacccactacCCACTACTTTATCAAAGTATTAAAGCACAAGAGTTAGAATTGCCTgtactgagactcgaacccaccacctcctgtATAAAGGGAAagatttgatgccactagaccacaaggtccttagcATGTGGTTAGTAGTTAAAATCATCACAAACTAATATCAATGCAGTATTAGTTAAACGTGTCTTCTACATAACCGGTAACACAATTAACTTTTCTAGTTGACAATTAATTCAAATTACCCAGCTTAACTACTATTTAACTTTTGACTAATAAGACTATTTAACAtttgactaattaatttttcagttaaatACGTCAAGCCTgctaataatatcaaattattaaCTCATCTTATGTGTGCTACGTGCTAGTTTATTACGTAGTACTGGGTGGCTACCTAAGCTAGTACAATTCAAGTTGCTATCACACGCCCAACATTGTTGCCCAAAACGTTATTAGTCCTCCGATGTTGTCTACAGACCACAAGTAAGGTTGCATTATATTTTCCTTGAATTGACTTCATCTGCTAGCTAGTTTATCAATATGTATATTATCAGTATATGCAACAATTTATTGTTGGCCGCCGTAATCATATTTTAtggttaattatttatttttaggcgtagataataataataataatatgaaaatttggacTGGTGTTGAGAGTTAGTGATGAGGGAAGGTTAAATTCAACATCCTATCATTAATATCTAGTGCTAACTGCTATTAAAGTATAAAGAAATGAAGTTTCATATTTActattagttataacttttagCATAATTAGTATAAACTAATAGCTCACACTATAGGCAAACCAGTAACTAAACACTTAGGTGTTTCTGGTTGACatgtttagctatcaggaatggaTATCAAAGTCATTTATTgcttggttgacaggtttttagaacactagtATAGGTTTTGATTACCGcattaattacaaaactcattccctaataaaataagggtttcatttctcttcttccttcgatcctcttcctcaactattaataatcaaatcacattccaccctactactaaacatgcaaaatattttcaccaacacccattactattaccaagtattttatactcatttcgattccgattcccatgtacgCACCAAACATACCctagttcctttttttttttttttttccaccaaaCTCTTTAACCTAATGGCTTAGTTAGGCTTATACATACGCCACtttaattcttaatatataattatattagaaaaatgtTGCATTAATGTCATACTTAATTATCGGTGGTCCTTAACTAAAGATTATAGGGAAAaccgtgtttttttttcttaaatcaTATCATATGTCAATAATTAACTCATTGTATGAATTATTTATGTCTATACATTATACCCTCAATTGTTTCAAACATGACAATTTTTTCCCCTctccattatattattgcaTCCATTTGCACATTAACCATATTTGTTTCATATTAAAATCataaattaatgatttttttaattgttcaatgcattttttaaaaaagttcacTATAAAATACGTATTAtgatcagtgttgcaaaaatcacaTCTAGGCGCCAATTAATTGTCGCCTAGGCACCCCAGACACTCGAGGAGCGCCTAACGATTCTTTAAACCATGACAATGATATGATATTATTCTTATGGAACATCCAATCTTAATAGGTGTAATATGCTAACATCATTCCTCCCAACTGCCGCCACACTTGACCATAATGTTATTAATTGGTCAAATAATGATTCAATTCACGCATATTTATTTTCCTAATTAATATGAATTCAATTCTTCATTCTCATTTCGATTTTTCCTAATTAATATGAATTCAATTCTTCATTCTCATTCCGATTCTTGCAGTGCAGATTGAAGATGCACATTATATTCACCCTTCCAGTGCTTTGACTAATGAATTGTTGTAAAAGATGGATTCATATAGTTCTAGAAAGGTTAATTTATGACTTGTTTTTAACATGTTTCTAATTTAAATCATGTGGAAAATATATACTCCGTTCCGTATATGCTAATGTTGTTGGACGGAGGTTTGGGAGGCAGAAATTATTAGCATCTTGTTATTGAAACGTGAAGTTGATTGTTACTCatgtataatgaaataaaattgtgtgtttggtattaattatatattttgacatAACGGTAAGTGCTCAATTTAACCGTTGATATTAGAGTAGATCATAGGTTAACATGCTGTGTTAGATGAGAAGGAATTCTTGGACCAATTTTTGGCTTAGTGAAAAAAGTTGAATATGTATGAGATTTGGGTCAGATTCTTGAGTAGTTTAACTATATAACTCTCATATTTTGCTTTCTAAATCAAACTATCGGATGTGGTAAACATTAATGAGTAATCTTATaagaatttttatttgaaaataattcataggaaaaaagtacaaaaattaattttctctaATTATGGGCCTGAAAATGGGCTTTACTTGCGTTCAATTTAGTAGTGCCTTCAATTAACAATAAGAGGCTAAGATTAGACAGCTTATCGGGCTTGATCCAAAATACtgcgtattatatatatatacacatacttaCACACACTCAAATACAAGTCTTCAACCCTATTCAACCCTATTCAGTGTTGTCATATATATCTATTGCcgtcattttcaatatatatatatatatatatatatctattgcCGTCATCATTCTCCAGTTCGCCACTACGAGATTGTTGTAGATCGAGTACTGTATATTGACGATTGGAGGCACATCCTTCCCCCATTGCTAGCGTTGAATTGTTGATCTTTGAGACTCAATCTCGACCTGAAAATGGAGAATTATTGCAAATTGTCAAGGGATCTGGTGATTGATTTTGTATTGAAATTATCGGTAAAATCTCTTATACGATTTAAATTTGTTCGTAAAATTTTTTATGAATTCATATACTTAGACATCCCAAGCACCCCAAGATCGTAGTGGATTAATTGTTGTCAATGTATGTTATGGTTGATTTCGATTAGAATGATATTATTAAACTTGATCATGGTGATTAtcttatttatgaattatgatattTAGATACGTAATCTGTCCATTAGAAAAGTTAAAGCGGATCTTACTCTTTTTTGTTGTCCCTTACAGAGTTACAAACCACCTTAAGATGCATTTGTTCTTTGAATTTGGGTTTGGAATTTCTAACAACATAACTTGAAAAGTTGTCATGCTATTAGAAATTTGTTCTTTTGATGATGGTGGTAAAACATACAACAACAATACCGTTCATCTTGGTTTTAATGATCCTAACAACTAGGCAAGTCTCACTAAGACGACTAAGAGATGatggccatatatatatatatatatatatatatatatatataatattatgagttattatgacttatatggagtattttactaaaattatttacaatttaatttgaaattaggtaataaaatttatatatttaaaa
This region of Ipomoea triloba cultivar NCNSP0323 chromosome 15, ASM357664v1 genomic DNA includes:
- the LOC116006763 gene encoding aluminum-activated malate transporter 8-like, with protein sequence MGIDSSPSLLSKMKDKVVETAKNVKKIGKDDPRRIMHCAKMAVALTLNSLLYYYNPLYDGFGQSGIWAVLTVILVFEFTVGAALSKSLNRSFATLLGGSMGVGAKYLADISGDKGEPVVLGLFVFILAVTSTFMRFIPGIKRKYDYGVMIFILTFTMVTVSGYRTEQIIRYAHQRLSMVAIGGVTSLLISVLVCPVWAGKDLQNLIATNIEKLGKSLEGFGSAYFRVLEGEGGGMAAFPQDYKSAFNSKASEDSLAIFAWWEFGHGDFKFRHPWDQYLKVGGLVRECASHLQALSSYFNTDDDEATLLSFKSKIEEPCTRMCSQSTQALKAISLAIKTMENPSPAIQDHLRNSKAAINDLEVVFRSSSLSTEQIFDIVPCAAVISILIDIVDCVDKISKSVDELSKKADFKKPTEKSPSPAPEEQRQQPPQQQLLHRGTVTPVNEEIKVEVVAITIDYTEQDSPE